From Burkholderia savannae, a single genomic window includes:
- the sdhA gene encoding succinate dehydrogenase flavoprotein subunit gives MAAIKTSLPRRKFDVVIVGAGGSGMRASLQLSRAGLSVCVLSKVFPTRSHTVAAQGGIGASLGNMSEDNWHYHFYDTIKGSDWLGDQDAIEFMCREAPNVVYELEHFGMPFDRNADGTIYQRPFGGHTANYGEKPVQRACAAADRTGHALLHTLYQQNVAAKTQFFVEWMALDLIRDADGDVLGVTALEMETGDVYILEGKTTLFATGGAGRIFAASTNAFINTGDGLGMAARSGIALQDMEFWQFHPTGVAGAGVLITEGVRGEGGILRNANGERFMERYAPTLKDLAPRDFVSRSMDQEIKEGRGVGPNKDHVLLDLSHIGAETIMKRLPSIREIALKFANVDCIKEPIPVVPTIHYQMGGIPTNIHGQVVGTSRDHKEPVNGFYAVGECSCVSVHGANRLGTNSLLDLVVFGRAAGNHIVEHVKNQKEHKPLPADAAEFSLSRLAKLEKSTSGEYTQDIANDIRATMQKHAGVFRTSALLEEGVEQMAGLTERAANVHLKDKSKVFNTARVEALELANLIEVARATMVSAEARKESRGAHAHSDYEHRDDENWLRHTLWYSEGDRLDYKPVQMKPLTVESVPPKARTF, from the coding sequence ATGGCTGCAATCAAAACTTCCCTGCCGCGTCGCAAGTTCGACGTGGTGATCGTCGGCGCGGGCGGCTCGGGGATGCGCGCGTCGCTGCAACTGTCGCGCGCGGGCCTCTCCGTCTGCGTGTTGTCGAAAGTGTTCCCGACCCGTTCGCACACGGTCGCCGCGCAAGGCGGGATCGGCGCGTCGCTCGGCAACATGAGCGAAGACAACTGGCACTACCACTTCTACGACACGATCAAGGGCTCCGACTGGCTCGGCGACCAGGACGCGATCGAATTCATGTGCCGCGAAGCGCCGAACGTCGTGTACGAGCTCGAGCACTTCGGCATGCCGTTCGACCGTAACGCCGACGGCACGATCTATCAGCGTCCGTTCGGCGGCCACACCGCGAACTACGGCGAGAAGCCGGTGCAGCGCGCGTGCGCGGCGGCCGACCGCACCGGCCACGCGCTGCTGCACACGCTGTATCAGCAGAACGTCGCGGCGAAGACGCAGTTCTTCGTCGAATGGATGGCGCTCGACCTGATTCGCGACGCGGACGGCGACGTGCTCGGCGTGACGGCCCTCGAAATGGAAACGGGCGACGTCTACATCCTCGAAGGCAAGACCACGTTGTTCGCCACGGGCGGCGCGGGCCGGATCTTCGCGGCGTCGACCAACGCGTTCATCAACACGGGCGACGGCCTCGGCATGGCCGCGCGTTCGGGCATCGCGCTGCAGGACATGGAATTCTGGCAATTCCACCCGACCGGCGTGGCCGGCGCGGGCGTGCTGATCACCGAAGGCGTGCGCGGCGAAGGCGGCATCCTGCGCAACGCGAACGGCGAGCGCTTCATGGAGCGCTATGCGCCGACGCTGAAGGATCTGGCGCCGCGCGATTTCGTGTCGCGCTCGATGGACCAGGAAATCAAGGAAGGCCGCGGCGTCGGCCCGAACAAGGATCACGTGCTGCTCGACCTGTCGCACATCGGCGCCGAGACGATCATGAAGCGTCTGCCGTCGATCCGCGAGATCGCGCTGAAGTTCGCGAACGTCGACTGCATCAAGGAACCGATTCCGGTCGTCCCGACGATCCACTACCAGATGGGCGGCATTCCGACCAACATTCACGGCCAGGTCGTCGGCACGTCGCGCGACCACAAGGAGCCGGTCAACGGCTTCTACGCGGTGGGCGAATGCTCGTGCGTGTCCGTGCACGGCGCGAACCGTCTCGGCACGAACTCGCTGCTCGACCTCGTGGTGTTCGGCCGCGCGGCCGGCAACCACATCGTCGAGCACGTGAAGAACCAGAAGGAGCACAAGCCGCTGCCCGCGGACGCCGCCGAATTCTCGCTGTCGCGCCTCGCGAAGCTCGAGAAGTCGACGTCGGGCGAGTACACGCAGGACATCGCGAACGACATCCGCGCGACGATGCAGAAGCACGCCGGCGTGTTCCGCACGTCCGCGCTGCTCGAGGAAGGCGTCGAGCAGATGGCGGGCCTGACGGAGCGCGCCGCCAACGTCCACCTGAAGGACAAGTCGAAGGTGTTCAACACCGCGCGTGTCGAAGCGCTCGAGCTCGCGAACCTGATCGAGGTCGCGCGCGCGACGATGGTGTCGGCGGAAGCGCGCAAGGAAAGCCGCGGCGCGCACGCGCACAGCGACTACGAGCACCGCGACGACGAGAACTGGCTGCGCCACACGCTCTGGTACAGCGAAGGCGATCGCCTCGACTACAAGCCCGTCCAAATGAAGCCGCTGACGGTCGAGTCCGTGCCGCCGAAGGCGCGTACGTTCTAA
- a CDS encoding succinate dehydrogenase iron-sulfur subunit, giving the protein MAKRIFEIYRYDPDKDAAPRMQSYELEIQHERMLLDALVKLKSVDETLSFRRSCREGVCGSDAMNINGKNGLACLTNLNDLPQKIVLRPLPGLPVVRDLICDFTQFFNQYHSIRPYLINDEPPPEKERLQSPEERDELDGLYECILCASCSTSCPSFWWNPDKFVGPAGLLQAYRFIADSRDRATGERLDNLDDPYRLFRCHTIMNCVDVCPKGLNPTKAIGKIKELMVRRAV; this is encoded by the coding sequence ATGGCCAAACGCATTTTCGAAATCTACCGCTACGATCCGGACAAGGACGCCGCGCCGCGCATGCAGTCGTACGAGCTGGAGATCCAGCACGAGCGGATGCTGCTCGACGCGCTCGTCAAGCTGAAGTCGGTCGACGAGACGCTGTCGTTCCGCCGCTCGTGCCGCGAAGGCGTGTGCGGATCGGACGCGATGAACATCAACGGCAAGAACGGCCTCGCGTGCCTGACGAACCTGAACGACCTGCCGCAGAAGATCGTGCTGCGTCCGTTGCCGGGCCTGCCCGTCGTGCGCGACCTGATCTGCGACTTCACGCAGTTCTTCAACCAGTACCATTCGATCCGTCCGTACCTGATCAACGACGAGCCGCCGCCCGAGAAGGAGCGTTTGCAGTCGCCGGAAGAGCGCGACGAGCTCGACGGCCTGTACGAGTGCATTCTGTGCGCGAGCTGCTCGACGTCGTGCCCGAGCTTCTGGTGGAATCCGGACAAGTTCGTCGGCCCGGCGGGCCTCTTGCAGGCGTATCGCTTCATCGCGGACAGCCGCGATCGCGCGACGGGCGAGCGCCTCGACAACCTCGACGATCCGTACCGTCTGTTCCGCTGCCATACGATCATGAACTGCGTCGACGTGTGCCCGAAGGGCCTGAACCCGACGAAGGCGATCGGCAAGATCAAGGAATTGATGGTGCGCCGCGCGGTCTGA
- a CDS encoding FAD assembly factor SdhE, which translates to MSESSHQSDPHRRARLRWRARRGLLENDLIFERFFARHEHDLSDADVSALSRLLDLSDNDLMDLLLARKEPEGDLAGPDMSRLLEMLRSV; encoded by the coding sequence ATGAGCGAATCGTCGCATCAATCCGACCCGCATCGCCGCGCGCGGCTTCGCTGGCGCGCGCGGCGCGGTCTGCTGGAGAACGATCTGATTTTCGAGCGTTTCTTTGCCAGACACGAGCACGACCTCAGCGACGCAGACGTGAGCGCACTGTCGCGCCTGCTGGATCTAAGCGACAACGACCTGATGGACTTGCTGCTCGCGCGCAAGGAACCAGAAGGCGACCTTGCCGGCCCGGACATGTCCAGGCTGCTGGAGATGCTGCGCAGCGTTTGA
- the gltA gene encoding citrate synthase, with protein MTPSDVKATLSFSDNSPSVELPIYKGTMGPDVIDIRKLYGQTGKFTYDPGFMSTASCNSAITYIDGDKGELLYRGYPIDNLAENADFLESCYLLLKGELPNEAQKKEFVATVTKHTMVHEQMQFFFRGFRRDAHPMAILVAAVGALSAFYHDSLDINDPRHREVSAIRMIAKLPTLVAMAYKYSIGQPFVYPQNNLSYSANFMRMMFANPCEEYQVNDVLVRALDRILILHADHEQNASTSTVRLAGSSGANPFACIAAGIACLWGPAHGGANEAALNMLEQIGTPDNIPEFIKQVKDKNSGVKLMGFGHRVYKNYDPRAKLMRETCYEVLNELGLHDDPLFKLAMQLEKIALEDEYFVSRKLYPNVDFYSGIVQRALGIPTSMFTCIFAMARTVGWIAQWNEMIADPEQKIGRPRQLFIGETPRTAKPIGQR; from the coding sequence ATGACCCCGTCTGATGTTAAAGCCACGCTATCGTTCAGCGATAATTCGCCGAGCGTCGAACTGCCGATCTACAAGGGGACGATGGGCCCGGACGTGATCGATATCCGCAAGCTGTACGGCCAGACCGGCAAGTTCACGTATGACCCGGGCTTCATGTCGACGGCGTCGTGCAACTCGGCGATCACGTACATCGACGGCGACAAGGGCGAGCTGCTGTATCGCGGCTACCCGATCGACAATCTCGCCGAGAACGCGGACTTCCTCGAATCCTGCTATCTGCTGCTGAAGGGCGAGCTGCCGAACGAGGCGCAGAAGAAGGAGTTCGTCGCCACCGTCACGAAGCACACGATGGTGCACGAGCAGATGCAGTTCTTCTTCCGCGGCTTCCGCCGCGACGCGCACCCGATGGCGATCCTCGTCGCCGCGGTCGGCGCGCTGTCCGCGTTCTACCACGACTCGCTCGACATCAACGATCCGCGCCACCGTGAAGTGTCGGCGATCCGCATGATCGCGAAGCTGCCGACGCTCGTCGCGATGGCGTACAAGTACAGCATCGGCCAGCCGTTCGTGTATCCGCAGAACAATCTGTCGTATAGCGCGAACTTCATGCGCATGATGTTCGCGAACCCGTGCGAGGAATACCAGGTCAACGACGTGCTCGTGCGCGCGCTCGACCGCATCCTGATCCTGCACGCCGACCACGAGCAGAACGCGTCGACGTCGACGGTCCGTCTCGCGGGCTCGTCGGGCGCGAACCCGTTCGCGTGTATCGCGGCCGGCATCGCGTGTCTGTGGGGCCCGGCGCACGGCGGCGCGAACGAAGCCGCGCTCAACATGCTCGAGCAGATCGGCACGCCGGACAACATTCCCGAGTTCATCAAGCAGGTGAAGGACAAGAACTCGGGCGTGAAGCTGATGGGCTTCGGCCACCGCGTGTACAAGAACTACGATCCGCGCGCGAAGCTGATGCGCGAAACGTGCTACGAAGTGCTGAACGAGCTGGGCCTGCACGACGACCCGCTGTTCAAGCTCGCGATGCAGCTCGAGAAGATCGCGCTGGAAGACGAATACTTCGTGTCGCGCAAGCTGTACCCGAACGTCGACTTCTACTCGGGCATCGTCCAGCGCGCGCTGGGCATCCCGACTTCGATGTTCACCTGCATCTTCGCGATGGCGCGTACGGTGGGCTGGATCGCGCAGTGGAACGAGATGATCGCCGATCCCGAGCAGAAGATCGGCCGTCCGCGGCAGCTGTTCATCGGCGAAACGCCGCGTACGGCGAAGCCGATCGGTCAGCGCTGA
- a CDS encoding helix-turn-helix domain-containing protein, which translates to MKPRYERVAIPDGCSVRVFRRRLAQIPYEWHHHPEYELTLTLNSRGKRFVGDHAADYAGDDLVLVPPNLPHTWASDERIDPDAPLVALVVWFDGDWAQRVAACCPEFAGLRTLLRRAAPGLAFGSDATAEMRARLPALVDRAPRVRLAAALDVLALLADAPATPLATAAAYRAADDAALAPEAERLDRVLDLLDRRFHEPLRVAELAAVAHLSERSLQRRFAQHVGESIGRYLQRLRLAHAARLLASTGWPVSLVATRSGYANLANFNRQFLAARRMTPRAYRQFLAEHGRTPDEAPARDASIDVRPPSLERGSSSGKTRRRK; encoded by the coding sequence GTGAAGCCGCGCTACGAACGGGTCGCGATCCCCGACGGCTGCTCGGTCCGCGTCTTTCGGCGCCGGCTCGCGCAGATTCCGTACGAATGGCATCACCACCCCGAATACGAGCTGACGCTCACGCTGAACAGCCGCGGCAAACGCTTCGTCGGCGATCATGCCGCCGATTACGCGGGCGACGACCTCGTGCTCGTGCCGCCGAACCTGCCGCATACGTGGGCGTCGGACGAGCGTATCGACCCGGATGCGCCGCTCGTCGCGCTCGTCGTGTGGTTCGACGGCGACTGGGCGCAGCGCGTCGCCGCCTGCTGCCCCGAATTCGCCGGCCTGCGCACGCTGCTGCGCCGGGCCGCGCCCGGGCTCGCGTTCGGGTCCGACGCCACGGCCGAGATGCGCGCGCGGCTGCCCGCGCTCGTCGATCGCGCGCCGCGCGTGCGGCTCGCGGCCGCGCTCGACGTGCTCGCTTTGCTCGCCGACGCGCCGGCGACGCCGCTCGCGACCGCCGCCGCCTACCGCGCCGCCGACGACGCGGCGCTCGCGCCCGAAGCCGAGCGGCTCGACCGCGTGCTCGATCTGCTCGACCGCCGCTTTCACGAGCCGCTGCGCGTCGCCGAGCTCGCGGCGGTCGCGCACCTGTCCGAGCGCTCGCTGCAGCGGCGCTTCGCGCAACACGTCGGCGAAAGCATCGGCCGCTATCTGCAGCGGCTGCGGCTCGCGCACGCGGCGCGGTTGCTCGCGTCGACCGGCTGGCCCGTGTCGCTCGTCGCGACACGCTCCGGCTACGCGAATCTCGCGAACTTCAACCGCCAGTTTCTCGCCGCGCGCCGGATGACGCCGCGCGCCTACCGGCAGTTCCTCGCCGAGCACGGCCGCACGCCCGACGAAGCGCCCGCGCGCGACGCAAGCATCGACGTGCGCCCGCCTTCGCTCGAGCGCGGCTCGTCTAGCGGCAAAACGCGTCGCCGAAAATAA
- a CDS encoding VOC family protein, producing the protein MFSHVCMGVTDIERAFAFYEPLMDALRLELKFRDPHGWTGWKPVDAPRPLFLIGRPFDGAPPAPGNGQMTAFLAADRATVDRVYALALQAGGASEGAPGLRPHYHPNYYGAYFRDLDGNKLCVCCHEPE; encoded by the coding sequence ATGTTTTCACATGTCTGCATGGGCGTAACCGATATCGAACGCGCTTTTGCGTTCTATGAGCCGTTGATGGACGCGCTGCGGCTCGAGCTCAAGTTTCGCGATCCGCACGGCTGGACGGGTTGGAAGCCCGTCGATGCGCCGCGTCCGCTGTTCCTGATCGGCCGGCCGTTCGACGGCGCGCCGCCCGCGCCCGGCAACGGCCAGATGACCGCGTTCCTCGCGGCCGACCGCGCGACAGTGGACCGCGTGTACGCGCTCGCCCTGCAGGCGGGCGGCGCGAGCGAAGGCGCGCCCGGCTTGCGGCCTCATTACCATCCGAACTACTACGGCGCGTACTTTCGCGATCTCGACGGCAACAAGCTGTGCGTATGCTGCCACGAGCCGGAGTAA